In Scatophagus argus isolate fScaArg1 chromosome 14, fScaArg1.pri, whole genome shotgun sequence, the following proteins share a genomic window:
- the si:dkey-183i3.6 gene encoding LAT2 domain-containing protein isoform X2: MIGNSSLLAAVLTVVSVLSLSLLSLLCLRCKRKSKIIQEDHQIYNQQTFQREGSVFAVTRSKTVTRVNQITSGGTTPREDFPAACVAAGADEQSDYGNITDERLMCAAAHTGCPEHTAPLPISLYENEEISAAAAPAGIYANIDAPSVKDDDDDYENSEFLDKAVDPEDDEPDYVNENGGCD, from the exons ATGATAGGAAACTCCAGTCTGCTGGCTGCAGTCCTGACTGTCGTGTCAGTGTTGTCACTCAGTTTactgtctcttctctgtctgcGATGCAAAAGGAAATCCA AGATCATTCAGGAGGACCATCAAATCTACAACCAGCAGACATT CCAGCGGGAGGGGAGCGTGTTTGCTGTGACGCGATCGAAAACAG tCACCAGAGTCAATCAGATAACTTCAGGCGGAAC gacACCTCGTGAGGATTTCCCAGCAG CTTGTGTTGCAGCTGGAGCTGATGAACAGTCCGATTATGGAAATATCACAGATG AGCGTTTGATGTGTGCTGCAGCTCATACCGGATGTCCAGAACACAC AGCTCCACTCCCGATTTCGCTGTATGAGAATGAAGAGATATCCG ctgctgctgcgCCTGCAGGCATCTACGCGAACATCGACGCGCCGTCCGTGAAAGATG ACGACGACGACTACGAGAACTCTGAATTCCTGGACAAGGCTGTGGACCCGGAAGACG ACGAGCCGGATTATGTGAACGAAAACGGAGGCTGTGACTGA
- the si:dkey-183i3.6 gene encoding LAT2 domain-containing protein isoform X6 has protein sequence MIGNSSLLAAVLTVVSVLSLSLLSLLCLRCKRKSKIIQEDHQIYNQQTFQREGSVFAVTRSKTVTRVNQITSGGTTPREDFPAACVAAGADEQSDYGNITDAHTGCPEHTAPLPISLYENEEISAAAAPAGIYANIDAPSVKDDDDDYENSEFLDKAVDPEDDEPDYVNENGGCD, from the exons ATGATAGGAAACTCCAGTCTGCTGGCTGCAGTCCTGACTGTCGTGTCAGTGTTGTCACTCAGTTTactgtctcttctctgtctgcGATGCAAAAGGAAATCCA AGATCATTCAGGAGGACCATCAAATCTACAACCAGCAGACATT CCAGCGGGAGGGGAGCGTGTTTGCTGTGACGCGATCGAAAACAG tCACCAGAGTCAATCAGATAACTTCAGGCGGAAC gacACCTCGTGAGGATTTCCCAGCAG CTTGTGTTGCAGCTGGAGCTGATGAACAGTCCGATTATGGAAATATCACAGATG CTCATACCGGATGTCCAGAACACAC AGCTCCACTCCCGATTTCGCTGTATGAGAATGAAGAGATATCCG ctgctgctgcgCCTGCAGGCATCTACGCGAACATCGACGCGCCGTCCGTGAAAGATG ACGACGACGACTACGAGAACTCTGAATTCCTGGACAAGGCTGTGGACCCGGAAGACG ACGAGCCGGATTATGTGAACGAAAACGGAGGCTGTGACTGA
- the si:dkey-183i3.6 gene encoding LAT2 domain-containing protein isoform X8 — protein sequence MIGNSSLLAAVLTVVSVLSLSLLSLLCLRCKRKSKIIQEDHQIYNQQTFQREGSVFAVTRSKTVTRVNQITSGGTTPREDFPAAGADEQSDYGNITDAHTGCPEHTAPLPISLYENEEISAAAAPAGIYANIDAPSVKDDDDDYENSEFLDKAVDPEDDEPDYVNENGGCD from the exons ATGATAGGAAACTCCAGTCTGCTGGCTGCAGTCCTGACTGTCGTGTCAGTGTTGTCACTCAGTTTactgtctcttctctgtctgcGATGCAAAAGGAAATCCA AGATCATTCAGGAGGACCATCAAATCTACAACCAGCAGACATT CCAGCGGGAGGGGAGCGTGTTTGCTGTGACGCGATCGAAAACAG tCACCAGAGTCAATCAGATAACTTCAGGCGGAAC gacACCTCGTGAGGATTTCCCAGCAG CTGGAGCTGATGAACAGTCCGATTATGGAAATATCACAGATG CTCATACCGGATGTCCAGAACACAC AGCTCCACTCCCGATTTCGCTGTATGAGAATGAAGAGATATCCG ctgctgctgcgCCTGCAGGCATCTACGCGAACATCGACGCGCCGTCCGTGAAAGATG ACGACGACGACTACGAGAACTCTGAATTCCTGGACAAGGCTGTGGACCCGGAAGACG ACGAGCCGGATTATGTGAACGAAAACGGAGGCTGTGACTGA
- the si:dkey-183i3.6 gene encoding LAT2 domain-containing protein isoform X1 codes for MIGNSSLLAAVLTVVSVLSLSLLSLLCLRCKRKSKIIQEDHQIYNQQTFQREGSVFAVTRSKTVTRVNQITSGGTTPREDFPAACVAAGADEQSDYGNITDERLMCAAAHTGCPEHTYVAPLPISLYENEEISAAAAPAGIYANIDAPSVKDDDDDYENSEFLDKAVDPEDDEPDYVNENGGCD; via the exons ATGATAGGAAACTCCAGTCTGCTGGCTGCAGTCCTGACTGTCGTGTCAGTGTTGTCACTCAGTTTactgtctcttctctgtctgcGATGCAAAAGGAAATCCA AGATCATTCAGGAGGACCATCAAATCTACAACCAGCAGACATT CCAGCGGGAGGGGAGCGTGTTTGCTGTGACGCGATCGAAAACAG tCACCAGAGTCAATCAGATAACTTCAGGCGGAAC gacACCTCGTGAGGATTTCCCAGCAG CTTGTGTTGCAGCTGGAGCTGATGAACAGTCCGATTATGGAAATATCACAGATG AGCGTTTGATGTGTGCTGCAGCTCATACCGGATGTCCAGAACACACGTACGT AGCTCCACTCCCGATTTCGCTGTATGAGAATGAAGAGATATCCG ctgctgctgcgCCTGCAGGCATCTACGCGAACATCGACGCGCCGTCCGTGAAAGATG ACGACGACGACTACGAGAACTCTGAATTCCTGGACAAGGCTGTGGACCCGGAAGACG ACGAGCCGGATTATGTGAACGAAAACGGAGGCTGTGACTGA
- the LOC124071085 gene encoding myosin regulatory light chain 2B, cardiac muscle isoform-like, with protein sequence MELQPRWLIWPGLYNCTGSLGRYLSGSPERAEKPVAMAPKKAKKKTVEAGSNVFSMFEQSQIQEFKEAFTIMDQNRDGFIDKGDLRDTFAALGRLNVGNDELDEMMKEAPGPINFTIFLAMFGEKLKGTDPEETILNAFKIFDPEGKGVLRGEDIKYHLMSQADKFTEDEVNQMFTNFPLDVAGNLDYKNLCYVITHGEDKEQE encoded by the exons ATGGAGCTTCAG CCCAGGTGGCTGATTTGGCCAGGTCTATATAACTGCACAGGGAGCCTTGGACGTTACCTCTCAGGAAGTCCAGAGCGTGCTGAGAAACCCGTCGCCATG GCACCGAAGAAGGCAAAGAAGAAGACGGTCGAGGCAGGCTCCAATGTGTTCAGCATGTTTGAGCAGTCGCAGATTCAGGAGTTCAAGGAG GCCTTCACCATCATGGACCAGAACAGAGACGGTTTCATTGACAAGGGGGACCTGAGAGACACGTTTGCTGCTCTGG GTCGTCTCAACGTTGGCAATGACGAGCTGGATGAGATGATGAAGGAGGCTCCCGGCCCCATCAACTTTACCATCTTCCTAGCTATGTTTGGCGAGAAGCTCAAAG GGACTGACCCAGAGGAAACCATTCTCAACGCATTCAAGATCTTTGACCCGGAGGGAAAAGGTGTCCTAAGAGGAGAAGA cATCAAGTACCATCTTATGTCTCAGGCCGACAAGTTCACAGAGGACGAG GTAAACCAGATGTTCACAAACTTTCCCCTGGATGTTGCTGGAAACCTGGATTACAAGAACCTGTGTTACGTTATCACCCACGGAGAGGACAAGGAGCAGGAGTGA
- the si:dkey-183i3.6 gene encoding LAT2 domain-containing protein isoform X3, giving the protein MIGNSSLLAAVLTVVSVLSLSLLSLLCLRCKRKSKIIQEDHQIYNQQTFQREGSVFAVTRSKTVTRVNQITSGGTTPREDFPAAGADEQSDYGNITDERLMCAAAHTGCPEHTYVAPLPISLYENEEISAAAAPAGIYANIDAPSVKDDDDDYENSEFLDKAVDPEDDEPDYVNENGGCD; this is encoded by the exons ATGATAGGAAACTCCAGTCTGCTGGCTGCAGTCCTGACTGTCGTGTCAGTGTTGTCACTCAGTTTactgtctcttctctgtctgcGATGCAAAAGGAAATCCA AGATCATTCAGGAGGACCATCAAATCTACAACCAGCAGACATT CCAGCGGGAGGGGAGCGTGTTTGCTGTGACGCGATCGAAAACAG tCACCAGAGTCAATCAGATAACTTCAGGCGGAAC gacACCTCGTGAGGATTTCCCAGCAG CTGGAGCTGATGAACAGTCCGATTATGGAAATATCACAGATG AGCGTTTGATGTGTGCTGCAGCTCATACCGGATGTCCAGAACACACGTACGT AGCTCCACTCCCGATTTCGCTGTATGAGAATGAAGAGATATCCG ctgctgctgcgCCTGCAGGCATCTACGCGAACATCGACGCGCCGTCCGTGAAAGATG ACGACGACGACTACGAGAACTCTGAATTCCTGGACAAGGCTGTGGACCCGGAAGACG ACGAGCCGGATTATGTGAACGAAAACGGAGGCTGTGACTGA
- the si:dkey-183i3.6 gene encoding LAT2 domain-containing protein isoform X5, translating to MIGNSSLLAAVLTVVSVLSLSLLSLLCLRCKRKSKIIQEDHQIYNQQTFQREGSVFAVTRSKTVTRVNQITSGGTTPREDFPAACVAAGADEQSDYGNITDAHTGCPEHTYVAPLPISLYENEEISAAAAPAGIYANIDAPSVKDDDDDYENSEFLDKAVDPEDDEPDYVNENGGCD from the exons ATGATAGGAAACTCCAGTCTGCTGGCTGCAGTCCTGACTGTCGTGTCAGTGTTGTCACTCAGTTTactgtctcttctctgtctgcGATGCAAAAGGAAATCCA AGATCATTCAGGAGGACCATCAAATCTACAACCAGCAGACATT CCAGCGGGAGGGGAGCGTGTTTGCTGTGACGCGATCGAAAACAG tCACCAGAGTCAATCAGATAACTTCAGGCGGAAC gacACCTCGTGAGGATTTCCCAGCAG CTTGTGTTGCAGCTGGAGCTGATGAACAGTCCGATTATGGAAATATCACAGATG CTCATACCGGATGTCCAGAACACACGTACGT AGCTCCACTCCCGATTTCGCTGTATGAGAATGAAGAGATATCCG ctgctgctgcgCCTGCAGGCATCTACGCGAACATCGACGCGCCGTCCGTGAAAGATG ACGACGACGACTACGAGAACTCTGAATTCCTGGACAAGGCTGTGGACCCGGAAGACG ACGAGCCGGATTATGTGAACGAAAACGGAGGCTGTGACTGA
- the si:dkey-183i3.6 gene encoding LAT2 domain-containing protein isoform X4: MIGNSSLLAAVLTVVSVLSLSLLSLLCLRCKRKSKIIQEDHQIYNQQTFQREGSVFAVTRSKTVTRVNQITSGGTTPREDFPAAGADEQSDYGNITDERLMCAAAHTGCPEHTAPLPISLYENEEISAAAAPAGIYANIDAPSVKDDDDDYENSEFLDKAVDPEDDEPDYVNENGGCD; encoded by the exons ATGATAGGAAACTCCAGTCTGCTGGCTGCAGTCCTGACTGTCGTGTCAGTGTTGTCACTCAGTTTactgtctcttctctgtctgcGATGCAAAAGGAAATCCA AGATCATTCAGGAGGACCATCAAATCTACAACCAGCAGACATT CCAGCGGGAGGGGAGCGTGTTTGCTGTGACGCGATCGAAAACAG tCACCAGAGTCAATCAGATAACTTCAGGCGGAAC gacACCTCGTGAGGATTTCCCAGCAG CTGGAGCTGATGAACAGTCCGATTATGGAAATATCACAGATG AGCGTTTGATGTGTGCTGCAGCTCATACCGGATGTCCAGAACACAC AGCTCCACTCCCGATTTCGCTGTATGAGAATGAAGAGATATCCG ctgctgctgcgCCTGCAGGCATCTACGCGAACATCGACGCGCCGTCCGTGAAAGATG ACGACGACGACTACGAGAACTCTGAATTCCTGGACAAGGCTGTGGACCCGGAAGACG ACGAGCCGGATTATGTGAACGAAAACGGAGGCTGTGACTGA
- the si:dkey-183i3.6 gene encoding LAT2 domain-containing protein isoform X7 yields the protein MIGNSSLLAAVLTVVSVLSLSLLSLLCLRCKRKSKIIQEDHQIYNQQTFQREGSVFAVTRSKTVTRVNQITSGGTTPREDFPAAGADEQSDYGNITDAHTGCPEHTYVAPLPISLYENEEISAAAAPAGIYANIDAPSVKDDDDDYENSEFLDKAVDPEDDEPDYVNENGGCD from the exons ATGATAGGAAACTCCAGTCTGCTGGCTGCAGTCCTGACTGTCGTGTCAGTGTTGTCACTCAGTTTactgtctcttctctgtctgcGATGCAAAAGGAAATCCA AGATCATTCAGGAGGACCATCAAATCTACAACCAGCAGACATT CCAGCGGGAGGGGAGCGTGTTTGCTGTGACGCGATCGAAAACAG tCACCAGAGTCAATCAGATAACTTCAGGCGGAAC gacACCTCGTGAGGATTTCCCAGCAG CTGGAGCTGATGAACAGTCCGATTATGGAAATATCACAGATG CTCATACCGGATGTCCAGAACACACGTACGT AGCTCCACTCCCGATTTCGCTGTATGAGAATGAAGAGATATCCG ctgctgctgcgCCTGCAGGCATCTACGCGAACATCGACGCGCCGTCCGTGAAAGATG ACGACGACGACTACGAGAACTCTGAATTCCTGGACAAGGCTGTGGACCCGGAAGACG ACGAGCCGGATTATGTGAACGAAAACGGAGGCTGTGACTGA